The region ATTCTCATGAACTACATTTTCTACCTCCCTTCTAAGAGCTGCTTTTTGCCTTAAGTCTTGTCTAGCGGCAACTATTGGTGGGTCCTGAGGGACAACACTAGTGTCTTGCCTGGCATTTCTTTCAGAGAAAATCACTGCTGGTTTAGCAGACAATGAAGGATTAATTTCCTCAGTGAAAGGTAGAAAAGACAATATTTCAAGGTGTAAGGCTGAGGGTGGAGAAAGTACTTCATTAGGTGAGATTAAACCCTTGAAAATCTGAGGGTTCAAAGTTCTCAACTTCACTAGGGTCCTCCCACACATCCCCATCCTGATTAACAGGATGGAATCCCATTCTTTACTAATTAATGCCCACACATTAACTCCCAATGCCCTCCAGGCTGGGACTTGAATTTTTACTGTAATTCAGTCAAACTTACAGTGAGGGCTTCAGTGTGATTTTTTGCAACTCAAGCTCTGTAAGCGCTTGGAAAGaagattctcttccagggcacacttAGAAACCTTTAGACTGCTTATGTACATCTGGGTCTGGTCAAATTCATCACTGAGTTCATTGTTGTCCTTCATTGTATTCTGAGATGCTAGAAGCTGGCAAGTTTTATCACAGAGTTCAttcctatcctttttttttttttttggcagttcACCTAGAGATGCTAAGAACAATGGACCAGCGTcatcattttgcttatttttccacAAGCTGTCAAAAGTTTTATATACAGAGTCAAAAAAATCTGTTGCCACCCAAACTATCAAAAGTTTTATATACAGAGGCAACAAACCCATTGCCACCCACAACTGATAAACCACGATAATCAAATACATTTATCCTCTTAAGTATGTTATATAGTTCGTGCCATGGACTTTCAACACACTTTGAGCTCCCAAGAGAGACTTCAGTAACTATAGATATTGGCAAATTGAAAAGCCTGTTCCAGATATTTAAAAGATTCATTCTTATACTTCTGTTGTTCTAGAAACACTTCCAACAAAATCTGTATTAGTTACAGTTATCTatagaatttatagaatgaaaaAAGTCTCtacgtgtatatatacacacacaaatatatatgtatgtatatgtgtgtgtatgagagagagagagacagacagagagagagagagagagagagagagagagagagagagagagagagagagagagagaggatgtggtggtttgaaagaaaatggcatccaaagggaatgacactattagtaagtgtggctttgttaaaagaagtatgtcactgcaggggtgggctttgaggtctcctatgctcaagatactccTAGTGTCTCAGaacacttcctgttacctgtaagatgtaggattctcagctacttctccagcaccatatttgCCTGCATGATGCTATGTCCCAACAtcataataatggactaaactttcATAAATGTCAGTGAGTCacccctattaaatgttttccttcataagagttgccatggtcttttcatagcaacagaaaccctaactaagcagGGGAATTATTAGAATGATGAACAggttgtggtccagctaatctAACAATGGAAGCCTATGAACTGAAGGTGCAAGAATGCAATAGTttctcagtccacaaggctggatgtgtCAGCTGGTCCTCAGTATACACTGGAACACCAAAAAATAGGCTCTAATGACAGTGAAAGAATGAACTTGCTAGGGAATTTAGGGCAAGCAAGCAAAGGGCATCATCCTTCATCCATGTCCTTATATGGGCTTCCAGCAAAAGGTGTGGCCCAGACTAGAGGTGAGTTTTCCCAGCTCAAAAAAATCTGGATTAAGGGTGTGTCTTTCTGCCTCAAGGATCTGGATTAGAAATATATCTTccacttcaaattaagcagaAATCCCCCATGAATTTGCCctctatttttgtattttagttaattccaaatataattaaattaacaGTCTAGAATAGCAATCACAATATACAAAGTAATAGGTTTAATTATGCCATCTTCATATATATGTCATTATGCCTTGTTTTCCTTCATTCCCCTCCTTATCCCAttgtccttcctctccttcaacTCCTCTCCACCTGGCTCACTTTCTTTCCCCAATTAATTTCCCCTCCTGCCTTCTTAATATATGAATCCtatctccttttctatttctcaGTCCCTTAAaatctcttccccctcctcatgATTCTCTTGCTAGTTTTGTGacctataaacacacatatgtatatatatatatatatgcatatataatgttAAAGCTAAGttctacataaaagaaaattccaGGATATCAGGAATTTCAGGCAGATTCTCTGTTTTAGTTAAGGTTTTGTTGCTCTGAAGAGGCACCAtggccacggcaactcttataaaggaaaacatttaattgggcctggcttacaggtcagaggtttagtcccttacCACCctggtaggaagcatggcagtgtgctgctatgggacaatggtctgtaccctgtcacttgtattttaaataaatgctgattggccagtaactaggcaggaagtataggtggggctaccaggcagaaagaacaagcaggacaatgagaattctgggaggaggaaagttTCTGTCTGGagtcatcacccagatacagaaaagccagacacagagcaagcaagatgagaatgccttgccaaaaaaggtaccaagccacgtggctaatacagacaagaattatgggctaatataagttatgagttaataagaagcctgagatactaggccaatcagtttataattaatgtagacctctgtgtgatttttggggggacttaatgactgccggaacagggcaggacagaaaccttgtgtacaggcagacatggtgctggatagacatctgagagttctatatctggatccataggcagcaggaagtgacagtGACACACTAGCCAGGCTTGAGCTTCTAAGACCTCAAAACCTACCCTgtaatgacacacctcctccaacaaagccacagctactccaacaaggtcacatctccctATAAGCTTATGgaggccatttttatttaaatcaccacATTCTTGTATCTCTATTTTCTATCTCActgtaggaatgctgggattacagctttACTCCCAATGACAAAACTGTTTACATGGTTCCAGGTATctaactcagatcttcaggtttgTATGGCAATcagttttaccctctgagccatctctctaccccaccacacacacacacctagctacttaacatctttctttctctgagagtggagacagagaggggttcttaaatattttcttgacTAAGTATCTGAAGGTGACTGACATAGAAGATGTCAATTCCTCATCCACCCAAGAAATGCCCCATAGAAGTTTAAGATAGTCATCCCTTGGACTAAGAGCATTATAGAATATTGGCTGCAAAAATATAACAGTTTGTTTAATATTGGTAATGAGTGCCTTTGAAAACAGTTCTAAATTTATATTGGTCAATTATGCTACATTTACAAAATTAAGTAgtgcataattttaaaatcactGGAGTCTAATTCTATATCAGATCTTCCTATTACTATATAAAATACACTGTATCTCGAAATaagcctttttatttattattgttttgtttgtttatttttggaattGGGGATGAATTCAGGGCATTCTGCATGATAAGCACATATCTATCActgatatatatatgatatatacatatatacatatacacatatatgtatgtatgtatacatatgtgtatgtatgtatgtatatatgtgtgtgtgtatatatacatgtgtgtgtgtatatatacacacatcttaCTCTGGACTAactctttttaaataactttagtGAAATTGAAATATTCCAAAAGGTAGTTCTCATATATATTTGGcatttgtattatattatattttttatttttatggaaactaataatttaagtaatataaaaatttcattacCACATCTCAGAAAAGGAAGACTGTGTTGCATCCTGAGGTTATCATTTCCTTGTATGAGGAGGATACTAGCTGTTTCATCTTTTTTAGTAATGATagggcagtgagatggctcagtgagtaaaggcactaGCAGTACAAGCTTGGTGGCCTAAGTTTGATCCCCTGCTCTCAAACGTGTCCCCTGATCTCCACatgcccttacacacacacacacacacacacacacacacacacacacacaaataataataataaatacattttaatgatcatgaaacaaaaatgaagactgtGTGTCTCTGGATTGTCACTGAAGCAATGCCTTAGTTTTAAGATACTCTTTAAAATTCAGTCAACTACAAGATAATTACATCTAGAAATGCAAGTCTCaggtagcattttaaaaataaaattttggtcCAAATGTAATGTGACATTAATTTGTTTCAgaatgttttaatattattggCAATATATCTTGGTGATAATCAAAATGACTTGTAGTTTACAAAGCACATGGGTATTCTTTCGAAGAAAGCAGATGAAATTATTTGAGCTACTGTTTTAGGGAATAAAAAGAATCCAGAGATAAATCAACTGGGATGTTTGTATAAATGAAAAGTGACACTCCTGAATTAATCAGAACTGACCACTAGAAATATGTTAGCCATGCTTCCTTACAACCACCTCTAATGTATTTGTAAGCAGGAACAAAATTCTGTGGTTACAATTGACAAAGAAGCACCATGACAGCTCCACCAATCACAGTCAAGCCCTATTCTTGCTGCAATCTTATAGTGATTAGCACATCACATGAGCCAAAGGCCGTTGCAACTTCAAATATGAGACTACTACTTTGTGTGGAAAGTATAAACTCTGTTCTTGAAcattaataaaacagaagcattcAAAAGTGTTATGGTCAGAGTGGTAGAATAACTAAAGCATAAATCAGATATGTTgtattagaacattttaaaaggcaaaaaaaaaaaagtaattgttttctctttttaaaaacaaccatgaaagccagaagagcttggatagatgtgctacagacactaagggaacatggatgcaagcctagactattatacccagcaaagcttgcattcaccattgatggagaaaacaagatattccaggacaaaaacagatttaaacaatacgcagccacaaatccagccttgcagaaagtaatagaaggaaaatcacaaaccaaggagtccaacaatgcccacaataactcaggcatctagcgacccttcaccagcacaactagaagaagggaaacacacaaactctactactaaaaatgactgaagttaacaaccactggtcattaatatcacttaatatcaatggactcaattcacctataaaaaggcacaggctaagagactggatacgaaaacagaatccaacattttgctgtttacaagaaacacacctcaaccacaaagacagacacctactcagagtaaagggttgggaaaaggtttatcaagcaaatggacctaagaaacaagcgggtgtggccatactaatttccaacaaagttgacttcaaactaaaatcaatcagaagagatggaaagggacactttatactcataacaggaaaaatccatcagaatgaagtctcaatcctgaatatctatgcccctaatataaaagctcccacttatgtaaaagaaacacttctagaactcaaggcagccatcaaaccacacacactaatagttggagacttcaacactcctctcttaccaatggacaggtcaatcagacagaaacctaacagagaattgaaagacttaatggaggtaatgaaccaaatggacttaacagacatctatagaacattccacccaaataggaaagaatataccttcttctctgcggctcatggaacctttttgaaaattgaccatatacttggtaacaaagcaaacttccacagttaaaaaaaaatattagtaaccacctgtgtcttaacggatcaccatggattaaaattagaattcaacaacaatgctacccccagaaagcccacaaactcatggaaactgaacagtcaactactgacccacacctgggtcaaggaagaaataaagaaagaaattaaagtctttcttgaatttaatgaaaacaaagacacaacatactcaaacctatgggacacaatgaaagcagtactaagaggaaagttcatagcactaagtgcccacttaaagaaaacggagaaagcactcattggtgacttaacagcacacctgaaagctctggaaaaaaaagaagcagagtcacctaggagaagtagaagactggaaataatcaaattgagggcagaaatcaacaaaatagaaacacagaaaacaatccaaaaaatcaatgaaacaagaagctggttcttggagaaaatcaacaagattgacaaacccttagccaaactaatcaaacggcagagggagaacacgcaaattaataagatcagaaatgaaaagggggacataaccacagacacagaggaaattcagagaatcattagatcttactacaaaagcctgtatgccacaaaattggaaaatgtaaaagaaatggacagttttttagataaataccatataccaaagttaaaccaggaccaggtaaatgctctaaatcatcctgttagtcgcgaagaattagaaactgttatcagaaacctccctaccaaaaagagcccaggaccagatggtttcaatgcggagttctaccagaacttccaagaagacctaatacctatactccttaaggtatttcataatatagaaacacaagagtcactgccaaattccttctatgaagctacagttaccctgatacctaaaccacacaaagactcaaccaagaaagagaattacaggccaatctcactcatgaacattgacgcaaaaattctcaataaaatactggcaaacagaatccaagaacacattagaaaaattatccattacgatcaagtaggcttcatcccagagatgcagggctggttcaacatatgaaaatctatcaatgtaatccatcatataaataaactgaaggaataaaaccatatggtcatctcattagatgctgaaaaagcatttgacaaaattcagcacccttttatgataaaggtcttggagagattagggatacaagggtcattcctaaatataataaaagctatttacagcaagccaacagctaacatcaaattaaacggagagaaactcaaggctatcccactaaattcaggaacacgacaaggctgtcaactctctccttatctcttcaatatagtgcttgaagttctagcaatagcaataagacaacataagggaatcaaggggattcaatttggaaaggaagaagttaaactttcattatttgcagatgatatgatagtatacataagcgaccccaaaaactccatgaaagaactcctacagctgataaactccttcagtaacgtggcaggttacaagatcaactccaaaaaatcagtcgcccttttatacacaaaggagaaggaagcagagagggaaatcagagaagtatcacctttcacaatagccacaaatagcataagatatcttggagtatctctaaccaaggaagtgaaggatctatttgacaagaactttaagtctttgaagaaagaaattgaagaggataccagaaaatgaaaggatctcccctgctcgtggattgggaggatcaacatagtaaaaatggcaattctaccaaaagcaatctatagattcaatgcaatcccaatcagggtcccattaaaattcttcacagagattgagaggacaataatcaactttatatggaaaaacaagaaacccaggatagccaaaaaaatcttatacaataaaggttcttctggaggcattaccatccctgacttcaaactctattacaaagctacagtattgaaaacagcttggtattggcataaaaacagagaagttgaccaatggaatcgtatagaagacccggatcttaaaccacaaacctatgaacacctgatttttgataaaggagccaaaagtacacaatggaagaaagagggcatcttcaacaaatggtgctggcataactggatgtcaacctgtagaagaatgaaagtagatccatatctatcaccatgcacaaaactcaagtccaaatggattaaagacctcaatattaatttgaacacattgagcttgatagaggagaaagtgggaaatactctacaacaaatgggcacagggaaccgtttcctatgcataaccccagctgcacagactttaagggcaacattgaataaatgggacctcctgaagttgagcagcttctgtaaagcaaaggacattgtcactaagacacaaaggcagcctactgactgggaaaagatcttcaccaaccctgcaactgacaaaggtctgatctctaaaatatataaggaactcaagagactagacggtaaaatgccaattaacccaattaaaaaatggggcgctgaactgaacagagaattctcaacagaagaagttcgaatggccaaaagacacttaaggtcatgctcaacctccctagctatcagggaaatgcaaatcaaaacaactttgagatatcatcttacacctgtcagattggctaaaatccaaaacaccaataataacctttgctggagaggttgtggggtaaggggtacactcatccattgctggtgggaatgcaaacttgtgcaaccactttggaaagcagtgtggcggtttctcaggaaattcgggatcaacctaccccaggacccagcaattccactattgggaatctacccaagagatgcccaatcatacaacaaaagcatatgctcatctatgttcatagcagcattatttgtaatagccagatcctggaaacaacctagatgcccttcagtggaagaatggatgaagaaactgtggaatatatacatgctagaatactactcagcggtaaaaaacaatgacatcttaaattttgcaggcaaatggatggaaatagaaaacactattctgagtgaggtaacccagacccaaaaagatgaacatgggatgtactcactcatattcggtttctagccatatttaaaggacatcgagcctataaatttgggatccttgagaagataataagaaggtgaactcccaaaaagagatatagtaatcctcctggatattggaagtagacacgatcgccaggcaaaattgggaacttgagggttgggcaagactgggccaagggaagatggggagagaaaagtgtgaaggggagaacggggggagctcggaggaatggggtgcttgggatataggaagggtggatatgggagcagggaagcatatatcttaatttaaggagctacctgagggttgtcaagagacttgaccctagaggggttcccaggtttccagggagatgcccccagttagttccttgggcagctgaggtgagggagcctgaaaaggccagttcctatagccatactgatgaatttcttgcatatcaccatagaacctccacctgatgatagatgaagaaaatgacagagccccacattggagcaccggactgagctcccaaggtcctgatgaggagcagaaggagagagaacatgagaaagaatgtcaggaccgtgagggaacctccatcaggcgacagatggggaaggtgactgagccccacattggagcactggactgagctcccaaggtcctgatgaggagcagaaggagcgagaacttgagaaagaaagtcaggaacgtgaggggtgcgttcactcatggagacggtgggacagaactaatgggagatcaccaactccagttggaatgggactgatggatcatgcgaccaaacccgtctctctgaatgtggccaacagcgggggctgactgagaagcaaaggacaatggctctgggctctgattcttctgcatggacgggctctgtgggaaccttctcagcttgatcgatcaccttcctggacctggggggagttgggaggacattggtcttagcatagagtggggaaccctgatggctccttggccttgagaaggagggaggggagatatgggtggaggggaggggagggaagggggagaaggaggggagggaagggggaggaggaggggagggaggggggaggaggagggaaggagatggaaatttttaaatataaaaaaaaataaaccatgaaaaaaaataaataaaaaataaaaacaactaaagctggtgatgtagctcaggtgagtgtttgttttgcatttgtgAATCTCTGGTTTCAATCCCTAGAACTGTATAAATAGatgcaagcctgtaatctcagtcctCAGAAGGTAAAGACAGAAGGAATAGAAGTTCAAGAACAtctggctacataatgagttcaagatcaccttGGAAtacctgagactctgtctcaaaaaataaataaactatacactttgaagaaaggaatgggAAAATGGACATGGTCATGCAGGCAGGCCTGGACTCCCAAACCatagggaagctgaggccagcctgggctaatgttaagatcttgtctcaaatacaaacaactacaaaaggaaggaaggaaggaaggaaggaaggaaggaaggaaggaaggaagggaaaaaaggaaaaagaaaagagagggaaaagagaaaatgagaaggaagagagagagaagtgaaagtGGACTGTGACCACCTAGCTAGGGGGCAGCTAAAGTTACCTTTGCCCTAGAAACCTGAGGCTTGTGTCTTTGGAGATTGTGATGTCTGGGCATTGGAGAAGAGACACAGATTGGTCACCATTGTGACACGTGGGTAgtagaggaggagacagaggttaATGACCAAGTGCTTGGACCTCTCTCCTCCATACCTTTACCTAAGATTTTAGCAAAGCAGATGCTTTCCTAAAGTTGCAGAGGCTTGGTGCCCTGGAACCTAGTacagagagacagctgacccgacaCCGTGATGACTACAGCATTTTGTCTCCTTCCATCTCCAACTATCCAACAGGACAGCATTTATGGCCTCTCTCAAATAACTAACAGCCTTTTTATCAGTAATGCTATGGCCGCTAACGACAAACTCACCGTGTCCAACAACCGCATCACCACGATTATCAATACCTCGGCAGAAGTAGTAAACACGTTCTTTGAAGATATTCAGTATGTGCAAGTGCCGGTGAGTGATGTTCCCAATTCCTACCTCTATGACTTTTTAGACCCCGTAGCTGATCGTATCCACGGTGTGGAAATAAGGAATGGCCGCACGCTGCTGCACTGCTCTGCAGGAGTGAGTCGCTCAGCAGCATTCTGCCTTGCCTATCTCATGAAATACCACACCATGACCCTGCTGGATGCGCACACATGGACCAAGACCTGCCGCCCGTCCATCCGTCCCAACAACAGCTTTTGGGAGCAACTTATTCATTACGAGTTCAAGCTATTTAGTAAGAATACTGTCTACATGATCAACTCTCCTGTGGGTCTGATCCCTAACATCTATGAAAAGGAGGTCCACTTAATGGAGCCAATGTGAGCCATCCACTTCTCCCCTAACATCTGCATTGGCATCAATGAtaaatcaagataaaaaaaacatCAAGATAAAAAACATCAAGATAAAGGAATGACCTTGGACTTTTGGTTGGTTacgaaaaaaagagagagagagagagaaagcaagccagaAAGAGACCTTGTGGATGTGGgcaaaggggagagaagggattggaatttttaattgtcaaataaaattaaattgtaagATGATAAAATGTTTCTAATATTTCTAAGTCTTATCTTCAAAGAACAAACCTCAGTAAATGTAAGATGGTGAAATGTCTCTTACCTCTTAAGGAACAGGTCAGGTGACTGGGACTGGCAGAAGGCAGGAACATGACAGAGGTCATGGGGTAGGGAAAGATGTGGATATAGGGGTGAGGTACAGAGATAGGGGTTGGAGGAAGGTGTGTCTGGGAGGCTGGAGATGTTAGACAGGATTCGGGAAGTGAAAATGAGGGGTGACATGTGTGAGGTAAGAATatgggagaggggctggagagatggctcagtggttaagagcattgcctgctcttccaaaggtcctgagttcaattcccagcaaccacatggtggctcacagccatctgtaatgaggtctggtgccctcttctggtctgcaggcatacatgcagacagaatattgtatacataataaaaaattatttaaaaatatggaagatAGAAGAGGGTTGGGATTTTGAGGTAGGGGTATACTGAGGTGGGGGAGAATAGGAGTGGGAGGGTTATGGTTGTGAAGTATAGTTGGAATAGGTGGGAATGAGTGGGAATAAATGGGAGGACGTGTGGAAGTAGAGAAAGTGAGGGAATAGAAGTTTAGGGCTATGAGGTAGGAGTATGTGGAAGCAATAGAATGTGGGGGAGGAGAAGGTTGGATTATGATGTAGATTACGTGTGGAGGGGGAAGAAGTTCTGGGGAGGAGAGAGTTGGATTATGAGGTAGGAATATGTGGAGGTGTAAGGTTGGGTGAAGGGCATGGGTGTGTGAGGATTGAGGAGTAGGGAAGTAGGAGATGACAGTTGACTAGATGTGTGAGGTAGGAGTGTGGGAGAATGGGGCCAGCAGAGCAGGTGCTGCTCAGCTTAAACAGACTTGTCAATAGCACCATGTACATAGAGAAGACTTGGAATCCTGAGCCCTGCCTGGGTTGACTACCCTGCAAGTAAATATTCTTCCCAGTCTGACTCCATGTCAGAGCCTTTGACATCATGACATCTCAGGTAAGATCCTACTGAAAAATGACTTCCAAGCCATCAGGCTCTCGGAGACCTCTGGGAGTTTCAGGCCATTCCTGTCTGGCCTTTGACTCCAGTAACCCAACTCTTATTTTGTAGATTGGATTTATGCATTTGTTGAAGAAATCATTCTACTCTatacagttttggtttttttgtttggttggtttgttttgtttttgagtaatGTACTAAACATGAGAGCCTCAACAGGTCCTTAGAGAACCCCCTCAGCAACCTCCCAAAAGGATACTAGTTTCTTTTCAGATTATGTGCTAAGAATGAGCTAACTGGGCCTCAGGTTCCTTTCATAGGTCTTGACTtgtttgtgtcttagttaggatttctactgATGCAaaatgaacaccatgaccaaagagcaaggtgaataggaaagggtttattgggcttatacttccacactgtagtccatcactgaaggaagccaggataagaactcaaacagggcaggaatagAGCCGTTtgctgacttgctccccatgtcttgttcaatctgctttcttaaagaatccagggatggcaccacccaccatgggttgGGCCCACCCCTataaatcagtaattaagaaaatgctcttcagGCTGATCCAcaacccaatcttatggaggcattttctcaattgaggttcccttctctcagatgactatagtctgtgtcaagttgacataaatctaaCCAGCACAACTTGAAAGGCTGGAGTTGCTGACCATGTCTCAGTCCTGTCAACTACTGACACTTCCTTCTATTGTCTTTTGGGGggtctctctgagcctcagttttctttcaaagcaaCCACAGACCTCTGTCATAGAGTCCTTCTGAATACAAAACAATCTAGCACCTGCTGTGTTT is a window of Arvicola amphibius chromosome X, mArvAmp1.2, whole genome shotgun sequence DNA encoding:
- the Dusp21 gene encoding dual specificity protein phosphatase 21 — encoded protein: MTTAFCLLPSPTIQQDSIYGLSQITNSLFISNAMAANDKLTVSNNRITTIINTSAEVVNTFFEDIQYVQVPVSDVPNSYLYDFLDPVADRIHGVEIRNGRTLLHCSAGVSRSAAFCLAYLMKYHTMTLLDAHTWTKTCRPSIRPNNSFWEQLIHYEFKLFSKNTVYMINSPVGLIPNIYEKEVHLMEPM